From Humibacter ginsenosidimutans, a single genomic window includes:
- a CDS encoding carbohydrate-binding protein: MNRQRSARIIGLASAAIAVVGGSVLTTLPANAADDATCATAWSASTVYTGGQTASENGVNYTANWWTQGDDPATHSGASGSGQPWTSTGACTTGSTTGGGGDSGGGGTGGGGTGGTGTGTPSGILLSPYKDVTINMNWNTDAMQTAVTGSVVPVVGGTNSLVAQDPKLSAITLAFATGTCGSENWGGVPGAAFASANIPALDSAGVDYVVSTGGAAGTFSCASGSAMDAFIARYASPHMVGVDFDIEGGQTASDISNLVSSAAAAQATYPNLRFSFTLATLASSDGSYGGVNTLGDSVIKTLQASSLKNYTINLMVMDFGRASSTVCVVSGSACDMGQSAIQAVTNLEHTYGVPASQIELTPMIGVNDDSTEVFSLADADTVASYARSAGLAGVHYWSLDRDTPCATAGTTTASPTCNSLSGSTALEFTNRFISDLN, encoded by the coding sequence GTGAACAGACAACGGAGTGCACGAATCATCGGTCTCGCCTCCGCCGCCATCGCGGTGGTCGGCGGCTCGGTCTTGACGACGCTTCCGGCCAACGCGGCCGACGACGCCACGTGCGCCACGGCATGGAGCGCCTCGACCGTGTACACCGGCGGCCAGACCGCCAGCGAGAACGGCGTGAACTACACGGCCAACTGGTGGACGCAGGGCGACGACCCCGCGACGCACAGTGGCGCATCCGGCAGCGGCCAGCCGTGGACATCGACCGGCGCCTGCACGACGGGCAGCACCACGGGCGGAGGCGGAGACTCGGGTGGCGGCGGCACCGGCGGAGGAGGCACGGGCGGCACCGGAACGGGCACGCCGAGCGGCATCCTGCTGAGCCCGTACAAAGACGTCACGATCAACATGAACTGGAACACCGACGCCATGCAGACGGCGGTCACGGGCTCGGTCGTCCCGGTCGTCGGCGGCACGAACAGCCTCGTCGCGCAAGACCCGAAGCTCAGCGCGATCACTCTCGCGTTCGCCACCGGCACGTGCGGCAGCGAGAACTGGGGCGGGGTGCCAGGAGCGGCCTTCGCGAGCGCGAACATCCCTGCGCTCGACTCGGCCGGTGTCGACTATGTCGTCTCCACGGGCGGCGCGGCAGGCACGTTCAGCTGCGCGTCCGGCAGTGCGATGGATGCCTTCATCGCCCGCTACGCGTCCCCCCACATGGTGGGCGTCGACTTCGACATCGAGGGCGGCCAGACGGCGTCCGACATCAGCAACCTGGTGTCGTCTGCCGCAGCAGCGCAGGCCACGTACCCGAACCTGCGGTTCTCGTTCACGCTCGCCACACTGGCTTCGTCCGACGGCAGCTACGGCGGCGTGAACACGCTGGGCGACAGCGTGATCAAGACACTCCAGGCATCCAGTCTGAAGAACTACACCATCAACCTCATGGTGATGGACTTCGGCCGCGCCTCCAGCACCGTCTGCGTGGTCTCCGGCAGCGCCTGCGACATGGGCCAGTCCGCCATCCAGGCGGTGACCAACCTCGAGCACACCTACGGCGTGCCGGCGAGCCAGATCGAACTCACCCCGATGATCGGCGTGAACGACGACTCCACCGAGGTGTTCTCACTCGCCGATGCCGACACGGTCGCGTCGTACGCCCGCAGCGCCGGCCTCGCCGGCGTGCACTACTGGTCGCTCGACCGCGACACGCCCTGCGCGACGGCCGGCACGACCACCGCGTCGCCCACCTGCAACTCGCTCAGCGGATCGACCGCTCTCGAGTTCACCAACCGATTCATCAGCGACCTGAACTGA
- a CDS encoding TIGR03560 family F420-dependent LLM class oxidoreductase, protein MEYCIFVEPQLGMTWDQLLAFAQATERLGFHGFFRSDHYTQPDRSFSGAPALSDAWTTLAALAMATERVRLGTLVTPVTFRHPGVLAVQVANVDAMSNGRVELGLGAGWNAPEHEAYGIPFPAKRFGLLEESLAIVTGLWTTPPDETFSFEGEHYRLDRAPGGQRPVGDDVPIIIGGGGPTRTPALAAAYAREFNTGFVADDVVAERFARVADATQVAGRDPESLRLSVALTATVGATEASAKARADAQGRDPHHERANGLYGTPADVAERFAGLRALGAERVYLQVLDVTDLEQLDLLAEAVRLAG, encoded by the coding sequence GTGGAGTACTGCATCTTCGTCGAGCCGCAGCTCGGCATGACCTGGGACCAGCTGCTCGCCTTCGCGCAGGCGACCGAGCGACTCGGTTTTCACGGCTTCTTCCGCTCCGACCACTACACGCAGCCCGATCGCTCGTTCTCGGGCGCTCCCGCGCTGTCGGATGCCTGGACCACTCTCGCCGCCCTCGCCATGGCCACCGAGCGTGTGCGGCTCGGCACCCTCGTGACGCCCGTCACGTTCCGGCACCCCGGCGTGCTCGCCGTGCAGGTGGCCAACGTGGATGCCATGTCGAACGGCCGCGTCGAGCTCGGCCTCGGCGCCGGGTGGAACGCTCCAGAGCACGAGGCGTACGGCATCCCGTTCCCTGCCAAGCGCTTCGGGCTGCTCGAGGAGTCGCTCGCGATCGTCACCGGCCTGTGGACCACGCCTCCCGACGAGACGTTCTCGTTCGAGGGCGAGCACTACCGCCTCGACCGCGCGCCTGGCGGGCAGCGACCGGTGGGGGACGACGTCCCGATCATCATCGGCGGCGGAGGGCCGACCCGAACCCCGGCGCTCGCCGCGGCGTATGCGCGCGAGTTCAACACGGGCTTCGTGGCCGACGACGTGGTGGCGGAGCGCTTCGCCCGCGTCGCGGATGCCACGCAGGTGGCAGGTCGCGACCCCGAGTCGCTGCGGCTGTCGGTCGCCCTCACGGCCACCGTCGGCGCCACGGAGGCGTCTGCGAAGGCCCGAGCCGACGCACAGGGCCGGGACCCGCACCACGAACGCGCGAACGGTCTTTACGGCACACCGGCCGACGTCGCAGAGCGGTTCGCCGGCTTGCGCGCGCTCGGTGCCGAGCGCGTCTATCTGCAGGTGCTCGACGTCACCGACCTGGAGCAGCTGGACCTGCTGGCAGAGGCGGTACGGCTGGCGGGATGA
- a CDS encoding family 1 encapsulin nanocompartment shell protein, translating into MTNHLLRDRAPLTDATWKQIDDEASTRLPVALGARKLVDFSGPHGWEYSATNLGRVTGVIDAPEESVIARTRRVLPLVEARADFVLDRDELDAVDRGADDVDYGPLDEAAVRIARVENSAVFNGWDAAGITGIVPASPHTPLVHQGSPQDYDDVITQAIATLKRAGVDGPYALALGPTQWTSVIEANEGGGYPLIRHLRDILGGPVEWVPGLDGVVVLSVRGGDFVLEVGQDLSVGYRDHDAQGVSLYLEESFSFRVNTPEAAIQVVIS; encoded by the coding sequence ATGACGAATCACCTGTTGCGGGATCGCGCGCCGCTGACCGACGCGACGTGGAAGCAGATCGACGACGAGGCATCCACGCGGCTCCCGGTCGCCCTGGGCGCGCGCAAGCTCGTCGACTTCTCCGGCCCGCACGGCTGGGAGTATTCGGCGACGAACCTCGGCCGGGTGACCGGTGTGATCGACGCGCCGGAGGAGTCGGTCATCGCACGCACGCGTCGTGTTCTGCCCCTCGTGGAGGCACGGGCCGACTTCGTGCTCGATCGCGACGAGCTGGATGCCGTCGATCGCGGCGCCGACGACGTGGACTACGGACCACTCGACGAGGCGGCCGTTCGCATCGCCCGGGTCGAGAACTCGGCCGTGTTCAACGGGTGGGATGCCGCGGGCATCACCGGCATCGTCCCCGCCTCACCGCACACCCCGCTCGTGCACCAGGGATCGCCCCAGGACTACGACGACGTCATCACCCAGGCGATCGCCACGCTGAAGCGCGCCGGAGTCGACGGACCGTACGCGCTCGCGCTCGGACCGACGCAATGGACGAGCGTGATCGAGGCGAACGAGGGCGGCGGATATCCGCTGATCAGGCACCTGCGCGACATCCTCGGCGGGCCGGTCGAGTGGGTGCCGGGACTCGATGGCGTCGTCGTGCTGAGTGTGCGTGGCGGTGACTTCGTGCTCGAAGTGGGACAGGACCTCTCGGTCGGCTACCGCGACCACGACGCACAGGGAGTGAGCCTTTACCTCGAGGAGTCGTTCAGCTTCCGCGTGAACACGCCGGAGGCGGCCATCCAGGTCGTCATCTCCTGA
- a CDS encoding carbohydrate ABC transporter permease gives MAMKERASVRVPRIIFALLFALAALFPLIWMLLSGFKMNSDVLATPFNFFPTSWHIENYIKIIQDPAFSRAMIITFIGAAIFTVFSITINAMAAYVFARLDFAFKRFMWVIVIGTMFIPNMAILLTSFIVVTKLHMLDTMLVLIVPGLASAAQMFFIRQFYLNIPIALEEAALLDGAGRWQIFTRIFLPMSQPAFVVVGVTSFMAYWNAYVWPIMTITSPGLFQIQQYLANFRVTRGPELALLMAGSMLAALPVILLVLIFQRKIIGNIKIAGLK, from the coding sequence ATGGCCATGAAGGAACGTGCATCCGTGAGGGTGCCGCGCATCATTTTCGCGCTGCTCTTCGCGCTCGCTGCGCTCTTCCCCCTGATCTGGATGCTCCTCTCGGGCTTCAAAATGAATTCCGACGTGCTCGCGACCCCGTTCAACTTCTTCCCGACGAGTTGGCACATCGAGAACTACATCAAGATCATTCAAGACCCGGCGTTCTCCCGCGCGATGATCATCACCTTCATCGGCGCGGCGATCTTCACGGTGTTCTCGATCACGATCAACGCCATGGCCGCCTATGTGTTCGCGCGCCTGGACTTCGCCTTCAAGCGCTTCATGTGGGTGATCGTGATCGGCACGATGTTCATTCCGAACATGGCCATCCTGCTCACCTCGTTCATCGTGGTGACCAAGCTGCACATGCTCGACACCATGCTGGTGTTGATCGTGCCCGGCCTGGCATCCGCGGCTCAGATGTTCTTCATCCGGCAGTTCTACCTGAACATCCCGATCGCGCTCGAGGAGGCGGCACTGCTCGATGGTGCCGGCAGATGGCAGATCTTCACGCGCATCTTCCTGCCGATGTCACAGCCCGCCTTCGTGGTCGTGGGAGTGACCTCGTTCATGGCCTATTGGAACGCGTATGTCTGGCCGATCATGACGATCACGAGCCCCGGGCTCTTCCAGATCCAGCAGTACCTCGCGAACTTCCGCGTGACGCGGGGACCCGAGCTGGCGCTGCTCATGGCGGGCTCCATGCTCGCGGCGCTGCCGGTGATCCTCCTGGTGCTGATCTTCCAGCGCAAGATCATCGGAAACATCAAGATCGCCGGTCTCAAGTAG
- a CDS encoding SMP-30/gluconolactonase/LRE family protein yields MPSARIPAVFEQEDARFTGIRGDTELRILFDDGRWLEGPAYSPQGRFLLFSDNPNDRVLRYDEVSGRVDVWEHPAGFQNGRTVDRQGRFIACQHGERRVVRREHDGSSTVLADSFDSHRLNSPNDVVAHSDGSVWFTDPSYGILSDYEGHRADEELGSRNVYRWAPDAPLTVVSDAETQPNGLAFSPDESMLYVTDSERRTIVAFDVENGSVSNRREFVSSDVVFDGLRIDTAGRLWVAASDGIQIFHPDGALLGRIRMPETAANLEFGGPQRNLLYITATTTLYVLRLTVEGARRL; encoded by the coding sequence ATGCCCTCCGCCCGCATCCCCGCCGTCTTCGAGCAGGAGGATGCCCGTTTCACAGGCATCCGCGGCGACACCGAGCTGCGCATCCTGTTCGACGACGGCCGATGGCTCGAAGGGCCTGCGTACTCGCCGCAAGGGCGGTTCCTGCTGTTCAGCGACAACCCGAACGACCGCGTGCTGCGCTACGACGAGGTGAGCGGCCGGGTCGACGTGTGGGAGCATCCCGCCGGGTTCCAGAACGGACGCACCGTCGACCGCCAGGGCCGGTTCATCGCGTGCCAGCACGGCGAGCGCCGTGTCGTGCGCCGCGAGCACGACGGCTCGAGCACGGTGCTCGCCGACTCGTTCGACAGCCACCGGCTGAACAGTCCCAATGACGTCGTCGCGCATTCCGACGGGTCGGTGTGGTTCACCGACCCGAGCTACGGCATCCTCTCCGACTACGAGGGACACCGAGCCGACGAAGAGCTGGGCAGTCGCAACGTGTACCGCTGGGCGCCGGATGCGCCGCTCACCGTCGTCTCCGACGCCGAGACCCAGCCGAACGGCCTCGCCTTCTCACCCGACGAGTCCATGCTGTACGTCACCGACAGCGAGCGACGCACGATCGTCGCGTTCGACGTCGAAAACGGCTCCGTGTCGAACCGCCGCGAGTTCGTGAGCAGCGACGTCGTGTTCGACGGGCTGCGCATCGACACGGCGGGCCGTCTGTGGGTGGCGGCGAGCGACGGCATCCAGATCTTCCACCCCGATGGCGCACTGCTGGGCAGGATCCGGATGCCGGAGACCGCCGCGAACCTGGAGTTCGGCGGCCCCCAGCGCAACCTGCTCTACATCACGGCCACGACCACGCTCTACGTGCTCCGACTGACCGTGGAGGGCGCCCGGCGACTCTGA
- a CDS encoding DUF4185 domain-containing protein — translation MLSTQDRPSALAGVTNVHQVSQITGPKSPNKTAKYEVAGQDLGSMFQADGKTWFVFGDTFGQREKGMTGGGGTEWRSNTMAYTTDTNPADGIHLDGYIVDQQGWAKELISSKKVDEVEMTTIPTYGFEANGAMYLDYMSVKHWGDPGEWETNYAGLAKSTDHGQTWTKLASPRWGGNSNFVQVSVVKVGGDLYFWGVTHGRFGPVKLMKVPEKDVENKSAYRYFSGTDASGAPRWSSDIDDAKVVADGTVGELSVVWNDYLQRWLMTYTDGSGAGALISDSAHPWGPWSTPKTLVSATAVPGLYAPFMLPQYTANGGRTIYFTLSKWGPYNVYWYRADLVKR, via the coding sequence ATGCTGTCCACTCAGGACCGTCCGTCGGCGCTGGCCGGCGTGACGAACGTGCACCAGGTGTCGCAGATCACAGGGCCGAAATCACCCAACAAGACCGCGAAGTACGAGGTGGCGGGTCAGGATCTGGGCTCGATGTTCCAGGCCGACGGCAAGACCTGGTTCGTGTTCGGCGACACGTTCGGACAGCGCGAGAAGGGCATGACCGGTGGCGGCGGCACCGAATGGCGATCGAACACGATGGCGTACACCACGGATACGAACCCGGCCGACGGCATCCATCTCGACGGATACATCGTCGATCAGCAGGGCTGGGCGAAGGAGCTCATCTCGTCGAAGAAGGTCGACGAGGTCGAGATGACGACCATCCCGACCTACGGCTTCGAGGCCAACGGGGCGATGTACCTCGACTACATGTCGGTCAAGCACTGGGGCGATCCCGGCGAGTGGGAGACCAACTACGCCGGGCTCGCCAAGTCGACCGACCACGGGCAGACCTGGACCAAGCTCGCGTCGCCGCGCTGGGGCGGCAACAGCAACTTCGTGCAGGTGAGCGTGGTCAAGGTCGGCGGCGACCTCTACTTCTGGGGCGTGACGCACGGTCGCTTCGGACCGGTGAAGCTGATGAAGGTGCCGGAGAAGGACGTCGAGAACAAGAGCGCCTACCGCTATTTCTCCGGCACAGACGCCTCCGGCGCACCACGGTGGAGTTCCGACATCGATGACGCGAAAGTGGTCGCAGACGGCACCGTCGGTGAGCTGTCTGTGGTGTGGAACGACTATCTGCAGCGTTGGCTCATGACCTATACGGATGGCAGCGGGGCCGGGGCTCTCATCAGCGACAGTGCGCACCCGTGGGGGCCGTGGTCGACCCCGAAGACGCTGGTGTCCGCCACCGCAGTGCCCGGTCTGTACGCACCGTTCATGCTGCCGCAGTACACCGCCAACGGCGGTCGCACCATCTACTTCACGCTGTCCAAGTGGGGGCCTTACAACGTCTACTGGTACCGGGCCGATCTCGTGAAGAGATGA
- a CDS encoding LacI family DNA-binding transcriptional regulator, whose translation MATIYEVAALAGVSPATVSRVFNGMNVSAEKSKRVRKAARDLDFTPSRAARSLRRQNSEVLALVIPDIENPFFTAMARGVEDVAQAAGYSVVLCNTDEDHEKEARYLDIAVSENMAGVIIAAAGDHSDLSGLISRNRPVVAVDRGPHGFDVDAVTVDNTAGGKAATRALLEQGYRRIACITGPEDVETAQQRAEGWRQAVVAAGMESPADYLRHADYRVDGGRTAMTELLAKSDPPDAVFVANNLMSVGAVQVLLQQGKRPPAVGVASFGDLPYAALAPEGITVVQIPARHLGVTAAKLLLERIGGDTQPSRTIVLRNHISAPGAMPDSAAAQA comes from the coding sequence ATGGCCACGATCTACGAGGTCGCTGCGCTGGCAGGCGTGTCGCCGGCGACGGTGTCGCGTGTCTTCAACGGCATGAACGTCTCGGCCGAGAAGTCGAAGCGGGTTCGCAAAGCAGCTCGCGATCTCGATTTCACACCCAGTCGAGCCGCTCGGTCTCTTCGCAGACAGAACTCAGAAGTGCTTGCGTTGGTGATACCCGACATCGAGAATCCCTTCTTCACGGCGATGGCGAGAGGCGTTGAAGACGTCGCGCAGGCGGCGGGCTATTCGGTGGTGTTGTGCAACACCGATGAGGATCACGAAAAAGAGGCGCGCTACCTCGACATCGCCGTCAGCGAGAACATGGCCGGCGTCATCATCGCGGCCGCCGGGGATCACAGTGATCTCAGTGGACTGATCTCACGCAACCGTCCCGTGGTGGCGGTGGACCGAGGCCCTCACGGATTTGACGTCGACGCGGTCACCGTCGACAACACCGCGGGCGGCAAGGCAGCGACTCGCGCGCTCCTCGAGCAGGGCTATCGGCGAATCGCCTGCATCACGGGCCCGGAAGACGTGGAGACCGCTCAACAGCGTGCCGAGGGGTGGCGTCAGGCGGTTGTGGCAGCTGGCATGGAGTCGCCGGCCGATTATCTGCGTCATGCGGACTACCGAGTGGATGGCGGTCGCACGGCCATGACAGAACTCCTCGCCAAGTCCGATCCACCGGATGCCGTCTTCGTCGCCAACAACCTGATGAGCGTCGGAGCGGTCCAGGTGCTGCTCCAACAGGGCAAGCGGCCGCCCGCCGTCGGCGTGGCGAGCTTCGGCGATCTGCCGTACGCTGCGCTCGCCCCTGAGGGCATCACCGTCGTGCAGATCCCCGCGCGCCATCTCGGAGTGACGGCGGCGAAGCTTCTGCTCGAACGCATCGGCGGAGACACCCAGCCGTCACGCACCATCGTGCTGCGGAATCACATCTCCGCTCCCGGAGCGATGCCCGACTCCGCCGCGGCCCAGGCCTGA
- a CDS encoding mannitol dehydrogenase family protein — translation MATSTVSQPSYERSDMSVGIVHFGVGGFHRAHQAMVIDGLMNQGEALDWGICGVGVLPADRAMRDALLGQDGRYTLVLKHPDGTREARSIGSIVDYLFAPDDPDAVVERMSDPAVRIVSLTITEGGYNTDQVTGLFDDANPDVQADLHDGAAPRTVFGLVTEALRRRRERGIEPFTVMSCDNIQGNGGVASRAFSRFARLKDEELGAWIAENVAFPNSMVDRITPVTTDDDRRMIADEFGVQDAWPVVAEPFFQWVLEDRFPGGRPPFEHAGVQVVADVEPYELMKLRLLNVGHQGIAYFGRLSGYTYAHEASRDPLIVDLLRRYWRDEARPTLRPVPGVDLDEYTESLLERFSNEYVLDTLARLCAESSDRIPKWLLPVVRDQLAAGRGVHRSAAIVASWARYAEGIDEHGRPIEVVDRLRDVVMANAARQGDDVLAFLREPTLFGELASDEPFATEYAAALRALRDAGAQATLRALASE, via the coding sequence ATGGCAACCTCGACAGTCAGCCAGCCGTCTTACGAGCGTTCCGACATGAGCGTCGGCATCGTCCATTTCGGCGTCGGCGGGTTTCATCGCGCCCACCAGGCGATGGTGATCGACGGCTTGATGAATCAGGGTGAGGCGCTCGACTGGGGCATCTGCGGTGTCGGTGTTCTGCCCGCGGACCGTGCGATGCGCGACGCGCTGTTGGGGCAGGACGGGCGGTACACGCTCGTGCTCAAGCATCCCGACGGCACCCGCGAGGCGCGCAGCATCGGCTCGATCGTCGACTACCTCTTCGCTCCCGATGATCCGGATGCCGTTGTCGAGCGGATGTCCGACCCGGCTGTGCGCATCGTGTCGCTCACCATCACCGAGGGCGGCTACAACACCGACCAGGTCACCGGGCTGTTCGACGACGCGAACCCCGACGTGCAGGCCGATCTGCACGACGGCGCCGCGCCGCGCACCGTCTTCGGCCTTGTCACCGAGGCGCTGCGACGCAGGCGCGAGCGGGGCATCGAGCCCTTCACGGTCATGTCGTGTGACAACATCCAGGGCAACGGGGGAGTCGCCTCGCGTGCGTTCTCGCGCTTCGCGCGCTTGAAGGACGAGGAGCTCGGCGCCTGGATCGCGGAGAACGTCGCCTTTCCCAACTCGATGGTGGATCGCATCACCCCGGTGACCACCGACGACGACAGGCGGATGATCGCCGACGAGTTCGGTGTGCAGGACGCGTGGCCGGTGGTGGCCGAGCCGTTCTTCCAGTGGGTGCTCGAAGACCGCTTTCCGGGCGGGCGTCCGCCGTTCGAGCACGCCGGCGTGCAGGTGGTGGCGGATGTCGAGCCCTACGAGCTCATGAAGCTGCGGCTGCTCAATGTCGGGCACCAGGGCATCGCCTACTTCGGTCGGCTGAGCGGGTACACGTACGCGCACGAGGCATCCCGCGATCCGCTCATCGTCGACCTGTTGCGGCGATACTGGCGCGATGAGGCGCGGCCGACGTTGCGGCCGGTGCCAGGGGTCGACCTCGATGAGTACACGGAGAGCCTCCTCGAGCGCTTCTCGAACGAGTACGTGCTCGACACGCTCGCCCGGCTGTGCGCCGAGTCGTCCGATCGGATTCCGAAGTGGCTCCTGCCCGTGGTGCGCGACCAACTCGCCGCAGGCCGCGGTGTGCACCGGTCCGCCGCGATCGTGGCGAGCTGGGCGCGGTACGCCGAGGGAATCGACGAGCACGGGCGGCCGATCGAGGTCGTCGACCGCTTGCGCGACGTCGTCATGGCCAATGCTGCTCGGCAGGGCGACGACGTTCTCGCGTTCCTGCGCGAGCCGACACTCTTCGGTGAGTTGGCATCCGACGAGCCGTTCGCGACCGAGTACGCGGCGGCGCTGCGCGCACTGAGGGATGCCGGCGCTCAGGCGACCTTGCGGGCTCTCGCGAGCGAGTAG
- a CDS encoding glycoside hydrolase family 172 protein, giving the protein MTIGDLDSLSRLRQVQTRSISPENFDGAVGGGGRATEGTGAECARDLGSGWKISPSVDIAAGETFELASIAGAGKIQHIWITTHTDNWRTLLFRAFWDGATEPAIEVPYGDFFCNGWGRFAQVNSQVIAANPHGGFNSYWPMPFRSGARLTLENLSPVPVRVYYQVTYEIGGDYSHDAYLHAQWRRSNPLEHLKTHVLVDGVEGTGQYVGTYIAWGSNSSGWWGEGEIKFYLDSDDEYPTICGTGTEDYFGGAWNFDVPGKGYTEFSTPYLGMPQVIRPDGLYDSQQRFGMYRWHLADPIRFSQRLHVDIQALGWRSGWRYLPLRDDIASTSLFYLDRPTARRPKTPSADDLEVHLGSEAVPDLGATPPRMP; this is encoded by the coding sequence GTGACCATCGGCGACCTCGACTCGCTTTCCCGACTGCGCCAGGTGCAGACGCGATCCATCAGTCCGGAGAACTTCGACGGCGCCGTCGGCGGTGGCGGTCGGGCGACCGAGGGAACCGGGGCCGAGTGCGCACGCGACCTCGGGTCGGGGTGGAAGATCTCGCCGAGCGTCGACATCGCAGCGGGCGAGACGTTCGAGCTGGCATCCATTGCCGGTGCAGGCAAGATCCAGCACATCTGGATCACCACGCATACGGACAACTGGCGCACACTCCTGTTCCGCGCCTTCTGGGACGGCGCAACGGAGCCCGCGATCGAGGTGCCGTACGGCGACTTCTTCTGCAACGGCTGGGGCCGGTTCGCGCAGGTCAACTCGCAGGTCATTGCCGCCAACCCGCACGGAGGCTTCAATTCGTACTGGCCGATGCCGTTCCGCAGCGGTGCACGACTCACCCTCGAGAACCTCTCCCCGGTTCCCGTGCGGGTCTACTACCAGGTGACCTACGAGATCGGCGGAGACTACTCGCACGACGCCTACCTGCATGCGCAATGGCGCCGCAGCAATCCTCTGGAACACTTGAAGACGCATGTGCTGGTCGACGGCGTCGAGGGCACGGGCCAGTACGTCGGCACGTACATCGCCTGGGGCTCCAACAGCTCCGGCTGGTGGGGTGAGGGCGAGATCAAGTTCTATCTCGATTCCGACGACGAATACCCCACCATCTGCGGAACCGGCACCGAGGACTATTTCGGCGGCGCGTGGAACTTCGACGTCCCCGGCAAGGGCTACACCGAGTTCTCCACCCCGTATCTCGGCATGCCACAGGTCATCCGCCCGGACGGGCTCTACGACAGCCAGCAGCGTTTCGGCATGTATCGGTGGCACCTGGCAGATCCCATCCGGTTCTCGCAGCGGCTGCACGTGGACATCCAGGCTCTCGGCTGGCGCAGCGGATGGCGCTATCTGCCCCTGCGCGACGACATCGCGTCCACCTCGTTGTTCTACCTCGACCGGCCGACGGCACGACGCCCGAAGACGCCATCGGCCGACGACCTGGAGGTTCACTTGGGTAGCGAGGCGGTGCCGGATCTCGGAGCGACACCGCCGAGGATGCCCTAG
- a CDS encoding Dyp-type peroxidase, with product MSSEHRDRVPIDAQSVDAPLSRFAVFLVVSAAEGDDALATVREVVSGVDDLLKTVGFRDLGSHLSCVVGIGRRLWDRLVPGIRPVELEVFPTVRGDVHTAPSTPGDLLFHIRAERVDLCFELERLILDALGSAVRVEDETQGFRYFDVRDLLGFVDGTANPIGDELQASAIIGDDDPAFAGGSYVVVQKYVHDLPEWGSLTVEEQETVIGRTKLENIELDDSVENQKAHKTLTTINDDNGDELDILRDNMPFGTPGSGEMGTYFIGYSARLWVTMKMIDNMFIGDPPGFYDKILDVSRAATGGTFFVPSNGVLHGLDDPDALVESLRALREDASSDAPSPMGDDAGEESKGDGTLGIGSLRESTGRATETEGT from the coding sequence ATGTCGAGCGAGCACCGTGACCGCGTGCCGATCGATGCCCAGAGCGTAGACGCCCCGCTTTCACGGTTCGCCGTGTTTCTCGTCGTGTCCGCAGCAGAGGGCGACGATGCACTGGCGACCGTGCGCGAGGTGGTCTCAGGCGTCGACGATCTGCTGAAGACCGTCGGGTTCCGCGATCTGGGCTCGCACCTGTCGTGCGTCGTCGGCATCGGGCGCCGGCTGTGGGACCGGCTCGTGCCCGGCATCCGTCCCGTCGAGCTCGAGGTGTTCCCGACCGTGCGCGGCGACGTGCACACTGCGCCGTCGACGCCCGGCGACCTGCTGTTCCACATCCGCGCCGAACGCGTCGACCTCTGCTTCGAGCTGGAGCGTCTGATTCTGGATGCCCTCGGTTCTGCCGTGCGCGTCGAGGACGAGACCCAGGGCTTCCGCTACTTCGACGTGCGCGACCTGCTCGGCTTCGTCGACGGCACCGCCAACCCGATCGGCGACGAGCTGCAGGCCTCGGCGATCATCGGGGACGACGATCCGGCGTTCGCCGGTGGCAGCTACGTGGTCGTGCAGAAGTACGTGCACGACCTTCCCGAGTGGGGCTCGCTCACTGTCGAGGAGCAGGAGACGGTGATCGGTCGCACCAAGCTCGAGAACATCGAGCTCGACGACAGCGTCGAGAACCAGAAGGCCCACAAGACCCTCACCACCATCAACGACGACAACGGCGACGAACTCGACATCCTGCGCGACAACATGCCGTTCGGCACACCGGGCAGCGGCGAGATGGGCACCTACTTCATCGGCTATTCGGCTCGGCTCTGGGTGACGATGAAGATGATCGACAACATGTTCATCGGCGATCCGCCGGGCTTCTACGACAAGATCCTCGACGTGTCGCGCGCGGCGACCGGCGGCACGTTCTTCGTGCCGTCGAACGGCGTGCTGCACGGCCTCGACGATCCGGATGCACTGGTGGAGAGCCTTCGAGCGCTGCGGGAGGACGCATCCAGCGACGCCCCGAGCCCCATGGGCGACGACGCAGGCGAGGAGTCGAAGGGCGACGGCACGCTGGGCATCGGATCTCTGCGCGAGAGCACAGGCCGCGCAACCGAAACGGAAGGAACGTAG